One Salmo salar chromosome ssa01, Ssal_v3.1, whole genome shotgun sequence DNA window includes the following coding sequences:
- the gskip gene encoding GSK3-beta interaction protein — MEIDYQPEDSPVSLFDEDCIDHVKDMRLEAEAVVNDVLFAVAKMYVSSNLDSALAVAYINVETREGNRYCLELNEAGLRVVGYAFDQVDESLSTQYFETIYSLLDTLSPGYREAFGNALLQRLERLQQNGQ, encoded by the exons ATGGAGATAGACTACCAACCAGAGGACTCACCTGTCTCCTTATTCGATGAAGACTGTATTGATCACGTGAAGGACATGAGGTTGGAAGCAGAGGCAGTGGTCAACGATGTGTTATTCGCCGTGGCCAAAATGTATGTGTCCTCAAATTTGGACAGTGCTTTGGCTGTGGCCTACATAAACGTGGAAACAAGAGAGGGCAATCGCTATTGCCTTGAGCTCAATGAAGCTGGACTAAGG GTGGTTGGCTACGCCTTTGACCAGGTGGATGAGAGCTTGAGCACCCAATACTTTGAGACTATTTATTCACTGCTGGATACCCTCAGCCCAGGCTACAGAGAAGCCTTTGGGAATGCCCTGCTACAGCGATTGGAGAGGCTGCAGCAAAATGGACAATGA